A portion of the Paenibacillus sp. PvR098 genome contains these proteins:
- a CDS encoding class I SAM-dependent DNA methyltransferase — translation MAKENLVTSLEDKLWAAADKLRGSIASSKYKDVVLGIIFLKYISDRFDHRYNELVAEGDGFEDDRDEYERFNVFYVPEKARWKHIIENATKPNIGQIIDEAFIAIEKENKKLAGVLPKIYSGADVDQRRVGEVVMVFENADTLLIEEDALGRVYEYFLGKFAFMLGQGGGEFYTPSSVVKLLVEMIEPFEGTIYDPCCGSGGMFVQAQKFVQAHGGNAYKLSVYGQELNAETRRLATMNLAIRGIEANLGKIHADTFHDDQFKDVKFDYILANPPFNISDWGQDSLLNDSRWKWGIPAKGNANYGWLSHMISKLKPSKGVAGIVLANGSLSSQTSGEGNIRAKFIEEDLVDCIVALPDKLFFTTGIPVCLWFLRRGKKRKGEVLFIDARDKGTLISRKLRELNEDDIKSIADTYHKWLNNDGYQDEIGFCKSANLEEIQKHNNVLTPGRYVGVKEITDDEPFEEKMEKLVSELADLMSDSSVLDEKIKKSLGAIGYEF, via the coding sequence ATGGCAAAGGAAAATCTTGTTACGAGCTTAGAAGATAAACTATGGGCAGCCGCAGATAAGCTCAGAGGCAGTATCGCCTCTTCCAAATACAAAGATGTCGTACTCGGCATCATTTTTCTTAAATACATATCGGACCGGTTCGACCATCGCTACAACGAGCTTGTGGCAGAAGGCGACGGTTTTGAAGATGATCGCGATGAATACGAACGTTTCAATGTATTTTATGTGCCGGAAAAGGCTCGCTGGAAGCATATTATCGAGAACGCAACGAAGCCAAATATCGGACAAATCATTGATGAAGCCTTTATTGCCATCGAGAAAGAAAATAAGAAGCTTGCCGGGGTCCTTCCGAAGATTTATTCCGGTGCCGATGTTGACCAACGCAGAGTTGGCGAAGTCGTGATGGTGTTTGAAAACGCCGATACGTTGCTGATTGAAGAAGATGCGCTTGGTCGCGTATACGAATATTTCCTCGGCAAATTCGCCTTTATGCTCGGACAAGGCGGCGGTGAGTTTTATACGCCCAGCAGCGTTGTTAAATTACTGGTTGAAATGATTGAACCATTTGAAGGCACCATTTATGACCCCTGCTGTGGTTCAGGAGGTATGTTCGTTCAAGCGCAGAAGTTCGTGCAAGCGCATGGCGGCAATGCATACAAGCTATCCGTCTATGGTCAAGAACTAAATGCGGAGACACGCCGACTTGCGACGATGAACCTTGCCATTCGTGGAATTGAAGCGAATCTTGGAAAAATTCACGCGGACACCTTCCATGACGATCAATTTAAGGATGTGAAATTTGATTATATCTTGGCTAATCCCCCATTCAATATCAGCGATTGGGGACAAGACAGCCTCCTGAACGATTCGCGCTGGAAATGGGGCATTCCGGCAAAAGGGAATGCGAACTATGGTTGGCTCTCTCATATGATTTCGAAGCTGAAACCGTCCAAAGGTGTTGCCGGTATTGTACTGGCAAACGGTTCTTTATCGTCCCAAACTTCTGGTGAAGGCAATATCCGTGCCAAGTTTATTGAGGAAGATTTGGTCGATTGTATTGTGGCGCTGCCGGATAAGCTCTTCTTTACTACGGGTATTCCGGTTTGTTTATGGTTCCTGCGTCGCGGCAAGAAACGCAAAGGCGAAGTGCTGTTTATTGATGCCCGTGATAAGGGAACGTTGATCAGCCGCAAGTTGCGTGAATTGAATGAAGATGACATTAAATCGATTGCAGATACGTACCACAAATGGCTGAACAATGACGGATATCAAGATGAAATTGGTTTTTGCAAGTCGGCAAATCTGGAAGAGATTCAAAAGCATAATAATGTACTTACACCTGGGCGGTACGTTGGTGTGAAGGAAATTACAGATGATGAGCCGTTTGAGGAAAAGATGGAGAAGCTTGTTTCAGAGCTTGCAGATTTGATGTCGGATTCTTCTGTGCTGGATGAGAAGATCAAGAAGAGTCTGGGGGCTATCGGGTATGAGTTTTGA
- a CDS encoding toll/interleukin-1 receptor domain-containing protein has translation MKERIKAFFSYSWDNRQHEQWVVDLANRLRADGGIDAQIDKFVLYEKTVNLNQMMIEAMHDYDYVVVVLTENYANKANSFTGGVGFESELLLPTLRRNKDKIILIMRHSGDFDVVFPFHMQDYYAIDFSNEEQFENKLQELIRRIYRVSPYQKAPLGEIPQFDSAVITPSVPTKSAKSLFADIQMPNLKKYTDLDKEEHLKRSYKEVKDLFIQLFEHVQSVNPNFKFTLVEDSSQKCMFNSYVDGQLKTGLKMWVGGFSHSSPSINFHYGAHSFNDNSMNEMIYSEVKNDTLSLRMTMNFYDRDESTTPETIVRTIWKNHILTALKI, from the coding sequence ATGAAAGAGCGAATAAAAGCTTTTTTTAGCTATAGTTGGGATAATCGCCAGCATGAACAATGGGTCGTAGATCTCGCCAATCGGTTACGTGCTGATGGTGGAATCGATGCACAAATTGACAAGTTTGTGTTATACGAGAAAACAGTTAATTTAAACCAAATGATGATCGAGGCTATGCATGATTATGACTATGTAGTTGTTGTCCTAACAGAAAATTACGCTAATAAGGCAAATTCATTTACTGGTGGAGTTGGTTTTGAATCGGAGTTACTATTACCAACGCTACGTAGAAATAAAGATAAAATTATTTTAATAATGCGACATTCAGGGGATTTCGATGTAGTATTTCCTTTCCATATGCAGGACTATTATGCGATTGACTTTTCGAATGAGGAACAATTTGAAAACAAGCTACAGGAATTGATACGCCGGATTTACCGAGTTAGTCCTTATCAAAAAGCGCCTTTAGGGGAAATACCACAATTTGATTCAGCAGTGATTACACCATCAGTACCAACTAAGTCAGCAAAATCTTTGTTTGCAGATATTCAAATGCCAAATCTAAAAAAATACACGGATCTCGATAAAGAAGAACATCTTAAACGAAGTTATAAAGAGGTGAAAGATCTCTTTATCCAATTGTTCGAGCATGTTCAGTCCGTAAATCCAAATTTCAAGTTTACTCTTGTTGAGGACAGTAGCCAAAAATGCATGTTTAATTCTTACGTAGATGGACAACTGAAAACAGGGCTTAAAATGTGGGTCGGTGGGTTTAGCCATTCATCTCCATCAATAAATTTCCATTATGGAGCACATTCCTTTAATGATAATTCAATGAATGAGATGATTTATAGTGAAGTTAAAAATGATACCCTATCTCTCAGGATGACAATGAATTTCTATGACCGCGATGAATCGACAACACCCGAGACAATCGTGCGTACGATTTGGAAGAACCATATTCTAACTGCCTTGAAAATATAG
- the nrdR gene encoding transcriptional regulator NrdR produces MKCPYCDYSGTKVLDSRAANENKSIRRRRECEKCQKRFTTFEMVEETPLIVIKKDGSREEFSREKMLRGLIRACEKRPVSVERLEMIVSEVEKQIRNTAQAEVDSREIGEIVMSELYPVDEVAYIRFASVYRQFKDINMFMKELNELLSKHHVGGNGG; encoded by the coding sequence ATGAAATGCCCATACTGCGATTATTCCGGTACTAAAGTGTTGGACTCACGTGCCGCGAACGAGAATAAATCCATAAGACGCCGTCGGGAGTGTGAGAAGTGCCAAAAGCGCTTTACTACGTTTGAGATGGTTGAAGAAACTCCGCTCATCGTGATTAAGAAGGACGGCAGCCGTGAGGAGTTCAGCCGGGAGAAGATGCTCCGCGGCCTTATCCGTGCTTGTGAGAAGCGCCCTGTGTCCGTAGAAAGACTGGAAATGATCGTCTCCGAGGTCGAGAAGCAGATCCGCAACACCGCCCAAGCGGAGGTGGACAGCCGCGAGATCGGCGAGATCGTCATGTCTGAATTGTATCCCGTTGACGAGGTGGCCTACATTCGTTTTGCCTCGGTGTACAGGCAATTTAAAGACATCAATATGTTCATGAAGGAGCTCAACGAGCTTCTGTCCAAGCATCATGTAGGCGGGAACGGCGGCTAA
- a CDS encoding alpha/beta-type small acid-soluble spore protein: MGAGQSRSNNILVVPQANAALDQMKYEVAQELGIAIPQDGYYGNMATRDTGAIGGHITRRLVQIAEQQLAGQFK, encoded by the coding sequence ATGGGTGCAGGTCAATCCCGCAGCAATAACATATTGGTGGTTCCTCAAGCCAATGCGGCACTAGATCAAATGAAATACGAAGTAGCTCAAGAGCTGGGTATTGCCATCCCACAAGATGGCTACTACGGTAACATGGCTACTCGTGATACTGGTGCAATCGGTGGTCACATTACTCGCCGCTTGGTGCAAATCGCCGAGCAGCAATTGGCAGGTCAATTCAAATAA
- a CDS encoding lytic transglycosylase domain-containing protein gives MSFWRKKRVFALLLLTFLLFLFLGSNVLGRILYPIQFEQEIRQSAQKYQLDPFLIAAVIRVETNYRTDVTSNKGAYGLMQLMPDTSDWIIEKASFPSTFKNRLDDPAVSIELGSWYLNWMYKQFDGNTFAVLAGYNAGHGKVSRWLQEGQWDGTLDNTDQIPYGETKRYVQRVTYYYDKYYKTYAEDWEIR, from the coding sequence ATGAGCTTTTGGCGCAAAAAGCGCGTGTTCGCCCTACTGCTTCTGACGTTTTTGCTATTTTTGTTTCTAGGCAGCAATGTATTGGGACGTATACTTTATCCGATCCAATTTGAACAGGAGATTCGCCAAAGCGCACAGAAGTACCAGCTGGATCCCTTTTTGATTGCGGCCGTTATTCGGGTAGAAACCAATTACAGGACTGATGTGACGTCCAATAAAGGCGCGTATGGACTAATGCAGCTGATGCCGGATACATCGGATTGGATTATTGAGAAAGCATCTTTCCCCAGTACGTTCAAAAATCGTTTGGACGACCCTGCAGTGAGCATTGAGCTAGGTTCATGGTACTTGAACTGGATGTACAAGCAGTTTGACGGCAACACCTTCGCTGTTCTTGCCGGGTATAACGCAGGACATGGCAAAGTGAGCCGCTGGCTGCAGGAGGGACAATGGGATGGAACGCTCGACAATACAGATCAAATTCCTTATGGAGAAACGAAACGCTACGTCCAACGCGTTACGTATTATTATGACAAGTATTACAAAACCTATGCGGAGGATTGGGAAATCCGTTGA
- the coaE gene encoding dephospho-CoA kinase (Dephospho-CoA kinase (CoaE) performs the final step in coenzyme A biosynthesis.): MNIGLTGGIACGKSTVASMLVRRGALLIDADRIAREVVEPGTPVLAQVIDRFGANLLLPDGTLDRKKLGERVFGNAGALKDLEGLLHPPIRATMRERMHAYEAEHPDKLVVVDVPLLYESGLQALYKQVMVVYVPRSIQMERLMVRDGLTKEQADKRLNSQMPIETKKELADIVIDNSGTIEETEMQIERFWLERGMS; this comes from the coding sequence TTGAACATCGGATTAACCGGGGGCATTGCCTGCGGCAAGAGTACAGTTGCTTCCATGCTTGTCCGCCGCGGAGCGCTGCTGATTGATGCGGACCGCATTGCCAGAGAAGTGGTGGAGCCGGGCACCCCCGTCTTAGCTCAAGTGATTGACCGGTTTGGAGCAAACTTGCTGCTGCCGGACGGCACACTTGACCGGAAAAAGCTCGGCGAACGCGTCTTCGGGAACGCGGGTGCGCTGAAGGATCTCGAAGGCTTGCTGCATCCGCCGATTCGCGCAACCATGCGCGAGCGGATGCACGCTTATGAAGCAGAGCATCCGGACAAGCTGGTTGTAGTGGATGTACCGCTGTTGTACGAATCAGGTTTACAGGCTTTGTACAAGCAGGTGATGGTAGTCTACGTGCCTCGGAGCATCCAAATGGAGCGTCTGATGGTGCGGGACGGTTTAACGAAGGAACAGGCAGACAAGCGATTGAACTCGCAAATGCCGATCGAAACGAAAAAGGAATTGGCCGATATCGTCATCGATAACTCGGGTACGATAGAGGAAACGGAGATGCAAATCGAACGGTTTTGGCTGGAAAGGGGGATGTCATGA
- the ytaF gene encoding sporulation membrane protein YtaF has product MLPVVSLILLAFAVSLDGFGVGVMYGFRKIRIPLLSIVIISFCSGLIIYTSMQVGVLMARVVDPAVAQYVGAIILMGIGVWAVYQIFSGKKDEEGKEETSRTPVVLESAPAGAKAIWYIELKRLGLVIQILRTPSIADVDRSGNISAYEAVLLGVALSLDAFGAGIGAAMLGFTPWLTAAVIALASGTFLGIGLQIGFRYAELRWIRKLSILPGFLLILMGIVKLF; this is encoded by the coding sequence ATGCTGCCTGTCGTCTCATTGATACTTCTGGCGTTTGCTGTCAGTCTGGACGGTTTCGGCGTCGGTGTCATGTATGGGTTTCGCAAGATCCGTATTCCGCTGCTGTCGATTGTTATTATTTCTTTTTGTTCCGGCCTTATTATTTATACTTCCATGCAGGTTGGCGTGCTGATGGCACGTGTCGTCGATCCGGCAGTTGCACAATACGTCGGAGCAATAATTCTGATGGGAATTGGCGTTTGGGCGGTCTATCAAATCTTCTCCGGCAAAAAGGACGAAGAGGGGAAAGAGGAAACCTCAAGGACACCCGTAGTGCTTGAATCGGCGCCGGCAGGGGCTAAAGCTATATGGTATATTGAGCTGAAGCGGTTGGGGCTGGTAATTCAAATCTTACGGACGCCGTCAATCGCCGATGTGGACCGGTCAGGGAATATTTCGGCGTACGAAGCTGTACTTCTTGGTGTCGCTCTGTCACTGGATGCGTTCGGTGCGGGAATTGGGGCAGCGATGCTCGGCTTCACACCGTGGCTTACCGCGGCGGTGATTGCACTGGCCAGCGGGACGTTCCTAGGTATCGGCCTGCAGATCGGTTTTCGGTATGCGGAGCTGAGGTGGATTCGCAAGCTTTCCATTTTACCAGGATTTCTTCTAATCCTCATGGGAATTGTGAAATTATTCTAA